ttcttaaaagaagaattttatttaaaaaaaaaaaaaaaaagtaaaagaatcacacctgcaaaatcaggatgaaagataactttacagggtaaataaaaagatttaaaacacagaggattcccctctaggctcaacttcaaagttacaaaaacaggaataaacctccctctaagCATAGGgacaattcacaagctaaaacaaaagataatctaacgcatttccttgctattacttacaatttctgtaatttttagaTGTATCAGTTCAGGATCTTTTTAGGAGCTgagttacctgcttggtctctctctttgtcccgagAGGGCAcacacaaagagagcacaaacaaaaccttccctgccccagatttgaaagtatcttctttcccccattggtccttctggtcaggtgccaactaggttaattgaactaattaaccccttacaggtaagtgattctatacctctggccaggagggatttatgttactgcatacataaaggttgttacccttccctttatatttatgacaggggTAAATCAATCAGGGTCATGACGGACAACGTATCCTGCATGTTCTGTTTCAATGAGCAGGAAGGAACAGGATCCTCCTTCTGTGTGCCAAGGCCATGaaactatggaactggtgcatagcTCATCAGACCCAAATTTCAGCAGTCTATTTCCCAGGTATTCAGAACAACACAGCTGATGATGTTGGTACTGCTCTCAAGACTATGAATGGGAGCAAAATGCACAAGTTCTCCAAAACATATTCAAAAAATGGGGACTGCTGGGGATCTCTTCGCCACCTCCAGAAACAGGAAGGGTGCCTTCTTCTGTGCTCAAGAGGAGGTCTGGGCCATCAATCCTTGGGGGACACCTCTTTTCTGTCTTGTAAGAAGGGTCTGTTCTATGCCTTTCCCACAACACTGCTGATACTAAGGGTGATGAGCAAAATCAGACAGGAGAGGGCCAAAGTTATCCATATAGTGCTGACATGGCTGAGACAGGCTTGGTACTCTTACCTGCTTCATCTGTGTCCAAATGCAGCTCAAGCTCCTGTCCACTCCTCATCTCCTTTCATTGAGTGTGGGCCATGTGCTTCATCCTAACCTAGCAATTCTCTGACTCAGGGTGTGGTTCCTCAATGGTTCACAGAGTTAGAATCCTTCTGGTCTATGGAAATACAACAGGTACAAGAGGTATAACAGATGTTACGGAACAGTAGAAAGAGGTCAACTTGTACTACTTACCTGCAGAAATGGAAGAGTTTCTTCCATTGGTGGTGATGTTGCTGCTTCCTACCAGAATCTGTGCCATCCTGCATTAcctgttgcatctgaagaaatagGGGTTATCAGTTAGTTTGATTAAGGTTCATCAGCCTTTCATCCTTTGTTAAAAGTATTCTTCATTTTTGCTCCCTTGATATTGACTAGGTTTATTAAGGTTTTGGGGAATCTCTACCCTCAAATTAGAGACCCCACCCCAACCTGGAACCTCAACTTGGTACTTGGTTACCTTATGAGACCTCTATCTGAATCTATGGCAACCGGCTCTCTGCTCCATTTATCTATGAAGACAGTCTTTTTTTACTAGCCATCATGGTCAGTCCATAGGGTTGGGGAGATTGGCATCTTGATGGcagatccccctccctcccccatataTCTTTAAGGACAAAGTGTCTTTAAGTCCACACACTAAATTCTTACCTAAGATTCCATCTGAATTCCACCTTCACCAATCCAGTCATCTAACTGTGTTTTTTCCAGTCTCATAGCGCTCTGTTTTTATACCTTGGATGTTCAAAGGGCATTGGCTTTCTATTTAGATAGGACTAAGCAATTTTGAAAGTCACCTAGACACTTCATCTCCTCCATGGATAGATCCCAGGGGTCCACAATCTCTGCTTAGAGTTTATTGAGATGGATATTTGGATTTAATCATCACTTACTATGCTGCTGCAGGCgttcatctcccccccccccccctcccaagagTGATAGCACATTCGACCAGTTCACAAGCAACATCTACAGCATTACTTAAGAATGTGCCAGTATCTGAGATATGTAGGGTCACTATATGGGCCCCAGTACAAACGTTTTTGAAACATTATGCTTTAATCGATGCCAGCAGATCTGATGAAGCACTTGATACTGCAGTACTATCTTCAGTTCTAGACTCAATTCCAAAGCTTCTTCCTCCCTCTAGGAATACTGCTCAGAAGTCATCTGAAGTGGAGTACCCATAgggacatcacttgaagaagaagaggttaTTCACTTTGTGCCTTAACTGCGGTTCTTCGACTTGTGTCCCCCTATGgttgctccactacccaccctctttTTCCCTCTGCTTCAGGCTGTTCTCTATGGGACATCTGGGTGgaaaaggaactgaggatggTTCACCCGCACACTCCTATGTTGCTTTGGTGTCTGACCTGAGTAGGCATAGTGCATGCATTGTGCAAAAGGACACTGCAAACTGAAAATTTCAGATGGAGGGTTTGAGAGGTGCATgtacacctgaagtggagaaCCCATAGGGattcacatcttgaagaactgcagttactgcacaaagtgagtaacctTTTCTGCTGCTGTTCAGAAGGGACAAGATGCTGAGAATCTGCACAGTAGGTTTGCACAGCTGTGGAAATTCTTTTTGTGGCTGCCAAGGGGCAGAATTGAGCCTGATAATTCAGTGACTGTGCCAGTTAAGTGTTTTTTTTCCCAGTTACTCCACAGAGAGGGGTAGCCCAGCACACACAATAACTACTGTAGCCCAGAGACTAGTCCAGGCCATAGAATGGCTCCACTTCTGATCTGTCTGTCTTGCGGGGAAGGCAGGGAAGGGATGGATGATCCCTGTACCCTATGTGTAGATAAAACCAGAAATGTTAACTAATTACATCTGAGCCCTGCTGCTCACTTGTAATTCTGggctttagggcttgtctacatggcgcgTTAGTCCACACCAATGAGGGTGTAAATTTAGTGTTGTGCACTGactggcctgtgtggaccctgctggtgctaCAAGTTCCCTCGTGCACGTTAATGTAAAAATGGGAGTGTTTTTGAATACATTAGtacacactagggaacttttagtgcgtgCCAGCATGGTCCCGTTAATGCGTTATTCATTAGTGGGGACTtatgcaccatgtagacaaagcCCTATGATTGTAGTAGTGTTAACAGAGTATTTTTTTAACTTATTTATTGAATGTGTCAATATATACAGGCTTTTGGATTCTAGAATTAAGTAGGGCAATATAGTCTTCCAAGGATTTGTAAATCCACTCTTCttcttcatctttttttaaatgagtaacaACCGTTTGAATAAACAATAGTCTACAAAAAGAGAAATCTATTTTCTTGGTAAACAAGTCCTTGTTATTGTAATGTTGGGGAAAACAAGCTAGATAAATATTATTTTCAGGCCTAGACAGTTGTGATCTTTCTAGTTTCACAGCTGTATAGATGTATTATTTATACAGTAGACTAAATTAAATTACAGTTTCAGCATATTATAATGGATATACAAATTATGATCAAGTTAATTCTACTTCTTGGTTAATTCCCGGTTCAGTTATCTCTTAATGCTGGCAGGGGAATAATGACACATCTAAGAGAATTTTCTATTTTCCTGTTTTAAGGCTTAGCCTGCATCCTGTCTTTAGTATCCAGTTCAGTATTGAGAAAAGTAGTTAAAGGATTCTTTGATTCAGAAAACAGCTAGAAGTGATGCATTTGTTacctgacaaaaataaataaaaggcattATAAATCACATAGGTGTCTGCCTGTTTTAgtattttctttataaaaagaaaatgcactgaattgctttgaaaattctgggcctgattctcattgacaCTAAAGGTCTactcagcaaagaaaaacccatggctggcccatgccagccgactcaggcttgtggggctgtttcattgctgtgtaggcttccaggctggagcccgagctctgggacctccccttccacacacacactttgctccagcccaaacccagaagtctacacagccatGAAACAACCCTGAAGCCTGAACCCCTCAAGCCTGACATGGACCAGCCGGAGATTATTCTTTGctgagtagacataccctaaaggccctttacactgctctggcacGTAAAGGAGCTTTGAAGTTGGTATACATTACATTGCACTcactgccagagcagtgtaaagggacctAAATGTCAATTAGAATTATTTATCTTTCAGTTGAATATTAGAGTTGGCTTCATGAATGATTTTAGTAGGCTGTTTACTAGCTAATTAGATCAAAATGACTGCACTACATAACTATGTCACTATAGAAAGATTTATGTTAGGTTTTCACCTAAGAATGAAAATTCTATGGTGGatagaagtatttttttttcctttttagacTAAAACTCCATCTGCACTTATTCTGACACCAACGAGAGAGTTAGCAATTCAGATAGAGAGACAAGCTAAAGAGCTGATGATTGGTCTGCCAAACATGAGAACAGTTCTTCTTGTAGGAGGTTTACCACTGCCACCCCAACTTCATCGTCTGAAACAAACTGTTAAGGTAAGAACTATTGTGTGAAAGAGAGTCCCTTGAAGAAAGATGTTTTTATGGTATGtgtagaaaataaaaaatgatgactTACGCACACATTCAAGTCAAAGGTTTTTACATCATTAcacaggagggccatataaatctaagccacaaccttgtgtgggccaaacagattctacatattttaatcagatttaTAGTcgcctgtattgatttatattttaagttcagctggttttgtatatatttagatgggttgtttctatgtacagtattgtctatttaaaaacaaagaaatcagtgtataaaaatgtatcagaATTAcagaaaatggtaaaaaaaaaaaaacagtaaagaaTACAAAACACTAATGAATCGGctgttagtatattgtgttgaagcaggctgttggccttatgaaatgctctggtgggctgTAGGTTGGGCACCCTATCTCTACACAGTGAATCTAGACCCTTAGCAGTAAAGATTAGCTCCTGAATTTTTAtagtaactagggctgtcaattaatcgcagttaactcacgctattaactcaaaaaaattaaccacgattaaaaaaattgcgattaatcacactgttaaacaatagaataccaattgaaatgtattaaatatttttggaagtttttctacattttcaaatatattgatttctattacaacacagaatacaaatcgtaaagtgctcactttatattattattttgattacaaatatttgcattgtaaaatgataaacaaaatcagtagtatttttcaattcacctcatacaagtactgtagcgcagtctttatcgtgaaagtgtaatttacaaatttagattttttttgttaaataactgcactcaaaaacaaaacaatgtaaaactttacaccctacaagtacactcagtcctacttcttgttcagccaattgctaagacaaacaagtttgtttacatttacaggagatactgctgactgcttcttatttacaatgtcacctgaaagtgagagcaggcatttgcatggcacttttgtagctggcattgcaaggtatttacatgccagaaatGCTAAAcagtcatatgtcccttcatgcttcagccaccattccagaggacatgcttccatgctgatgatgctcattaaaaaaataatgcattaattaaatttgtgactgaacttcttgggggagaagagtatgtctccttttctgttttacccacattctgccatatattacatgagtctcggatgatgacccagcacgttcgttttaagaacacattCGCAGCAGagttgacaaaacgcaaagaaggtaccaatgtgagatttataAGGATAGATATAGCACTCGAcacaaagtttaagaatctgaagtgccttccaaaatctgagagggacgaggtgtggagaatgcttttagatgtcttaaaagagcaacactcagatgcagaaactacagaacccgaactaccagaaaaagaaaatcaaccttctgttggtggtatctgactcagatgatgaaaatgaacatacgtcggtctgctctgctttggatcgttatcaagcagaccCCGtgatcagcatggatgcatgtcttctggaatggtggttgaagcatgaagggacatatgaatttttagcacacctggcacgtaaatatcttgcgataccagatacaacagtgctatgcgaacgcctgttctcactttcaggtgacgtaaacaagatgtgggcagcattatctcctgaaaattgtaaccaaacttgtttgtctgagtgtttgtctgaagtaggactgagtggacttgtaggttctaaagttttacattaactgcattcaaaaataaaacattttttgtacataattctacattcgtaagttcaactttcattataaagagattgcactacagtacttgtattaggtgaattgaaatatattttttatttttacagtgcaaatatttgtaataaaaataaatataaagtgagcactgtatacttagtattttgtgttgtaattgaaattaatatatttgaaaatgtagaaaacatccaaaatatttaaataaatggtattctgttattgtaaCAGTGCGAGTAattacgattaatttttttaatcgcttgacagccctagtagtaATATAAATTTCTTTACAGATATGAAACATTTATATGTATCCTTCTGAATTTTACATATAAAGAATAAGATTTCAAAATGATTTCTCGTCTTTATATTTTTGCTGCTTTCAAAGGGTACAATTTGCCACTTACTTAGGTGAGGAATTATAATTTACAACAGGAAACACATTAGTTCCTTGACTTTAGGATTTAGATTTTTCTGGCACGGAACACACTGCAGACATTCATAAATTCCAGGTATCTTCAGAGGGCTAATTTGTTCCATTTGTTTTCAGATACACACAACTTTGGAGAATCATGTACAGGAATTTCAAGTCTCTTTGCATCTGAGCTTGAATAATTTACACAAATATAGATAATTAGTACAAATGTGCTGTAACTGTAACTTACCCGTGATAGTCACCCACTGTTTTCTGTCtctactaaaaacaaaaaacgaaAGCTTGTCCTCCAATGCTTGCAAGTGCTAATGTCAAACATATTATTTTTCAAGGACTGAATACAGTTTTCATATAGCTTTAACTCATATTAGCttgcttttctaatgttttgattttttctgaTAGGTTATAATAGCAACACCCGGAAGACTcttagatattttaaaacaaagcgCTGTTCAGCTCCATGATATTAAAATTGTAGTCGTGGATGAAGTAAGTTCATATAAAGTTAAATACTGCAATTAGAAATGAGTGTTATCTAAATATAATGATAATAGCCACTGTTAGAGCTCTCATATTTCTGACTGTTAAATAACAAGTGGCTGCCTAATATAGGtcctgatctagcaaagcacttatgcaagtgcttaactttaagcttgtgtgtagtcccactgacttcctcGGAATTTTGCATAtgctttaaagttaagcacgtgatTGAGTGCTTTACTTGATTAGGGCCATAGTGTCTAATAAATGGTTTAATTGGAGTCCCAGGCGAGGTGGTGGATCGTCAACTAAACACACAATGTTCATTAAAATATAGTTTATACTTCTGAGGGTTAAAAAGTGAATGTAGTGTTATGTAAAAGATGCTTGAGTGGCTGTAGTCATCTGTCAGTTTACATGACTGATAGGAGCGCAAGCTCTGCCACAACGACCCACGAGTGTTAACAGAATAACAGTGTCTATTCCTCTTCATAGCTTTTCTTCTGACTACCCAAATCAGAACTGATTTTAATGTGGTGACAATGTCGCTACACTAGTGTTGATTGTCAATTAAAGAATAGTGCATGATCGTCAGAGCTTTCCTGTGTCTTTTTGTATGCTATACTTAAAATTATTAGGAAAAAATCATACTGtcttaaattaatattttcatttagGCTGATACCATGTTAAAGATGGGCTTCCAGCAACAAGTGCTGGATATTTTGGAAAACACCTCCAGTGATCGTCAGACCATATTGGTTTCAGCCACAATACCAGCTGGCATTGAGCAGCTGGCAAATCAACTTCTGCAGAATCCTGTGAGAATAACCATTGGAGAAAAGAATCTGCCATGTTCCAATGTTCGCCAGATTATCTTGTGGGTAGAAGAACCatctaaaaagaaaaaactatTTGAAATATTACATGTTAGTATAGTGTTTTATTTAGCAAATTATGTCTATGCTTGTAGTGAATAAAGTTTAATTAATTGAGTTTAATTTAGCTCTTGCCTATCTAGTTCAAATATGTGTGAGGAAAGCAAGAGCAGTAATGGAAAGTAAGTTTATCTACCCCACCATGTTCAAGAATGTCTACCTGGGGGTTCCctaataaaacaaaaagacatGAGGGTACTTTGTCATttaaaatgccattaaaaagattGATGAGGGGGCTAGATTATTCCTTTTGAACTAACTCTACTGAAACTTCCccagaaaataataaataaaacaccccccttcatccccccccccaaaaaaaccccccaaaaacagTGGGTCTTAATCCTCACAGTAATTCTAGGTTTATTTTATGAGCATTCTGAAGTAATCTTAGCTGCAGTTGTGTAAGAGATTGATATATGCATTTAAGTGAACCTCAGAtctatttcacattttaaaaagtcaccatttttgtatttaaaacacAACTTCAAAAAGATTATTTTTGAAGTTGTGTCAAGGCAAACTAGGGACCTGATTTTACAAACCCATATGCATGTGTTTAATTTGACTCATGAGTAAAATTACACACGTGTGCAAGTATTTGCAGAATTAGGGCTTAAATCTTGTCCTATTTTATTAGGAGtttgggaggattttttttttttttaataaatatgctTGTTTCAATCTAATGTATAAAATCTACTGAAGAGAAAATGAGCAACTGTAAATAAACAGCTGTGATTGACCAGCAATAAACTATGCTGATACAGTAGGTTTTACACAACTATTTTAATTTTACAGGATAAGAAACTCTTCAAACCTCCAGTGTTGGTATTTGTGGACTGCAAGCTAGGAGCAGATCTTCTGAGTGATGCTGTTCATAAAATCACAGGATTACAATGCATATCCATGCATTCTGATAAATCACAATCTGAAAGAACAAATATATTGCAGGTTTGTACTTACTAAAATAGAGATCTCCATGTCACTATGAAACATtccatcttatttttaaaaagataatttaGTTTTAATGAGTTAGTAAAGTAGGCATCTTGTCGTGGTCTGTCACTTATATAAAAGCTTCTGACTAATGCAATTCCAGATGCCACTggatttaatgtttgttttttattaaactcCAGGCAGAATATTGTTCTTTGGGGTGAAGGAAATGCATAATGATAGTACTTACATCTGTCTTGTATTACTGAGTTTTCACAATGAATGCTAGAGTTTatggaaaactgaaatgaaagcaCAGATTGTATTTCTACTAATACTTCAAGAAAGCGGCTATTTTAAATACTCTAGATTACTTTATagattattgttatttattttaaatgggaaTTGACTTGAACATTAGTCTGTGACTGTTTTTGTGCCTTGCTGAATTGCTGTTTTGTATCATTTTAAGCAGGACTTAGTGAATCACAAAATTTTATTTCTGTGTGTGCTACATAAATCAAGAGTACAGTagggcaatggttctcaaacttgggctgccgcttgttcagggaaagcccctggcgggccgagctggtttgtttacctgtcaatgggggctgcaggaagggcggccagcacatccctcggcccgcgccgcttcctgcagcccccattggcctggagcagcgaaccacggccagtgggagctgcgatctgccgaacctgcggacgtggcaggtaaacaaactggctcggaccgccaggggctttccctgaacgagcggcggcccaagtttgagaaccactgcagtagggcactatttatttttcttcttttttcagcAGCAGAATAGACTGTTGTGCAAATTATGACACTGCCCTTTATTTGAACCAACTGTATCTTGCCCTTCTACAGCAGGTCTCAAAAAGGGAATTGCAAGGAAAAAAAGCATACATAGAAAGtaattataatttattttgtttccgACCCCTCAGGGATTATTTCAGGAAAAATATGAAGTTGTAGTAAGCACTGGAGTCCTTGGGCGAGGGCTTGATCTTGTCAATGTCAAACTGGTAGTAAATTTTGATATGCCCTCAAGCATGGATGAATACGTACATCAGGTAAAGAGATATGTGTATCTTAAACACTACATGAGTTATTTGCTAAAACATtgttggaaaaataaaacaagaccATGCATGATCTGAATTGAAAGATGCACGCATAGGGATGGACGTACCTCCGGAAAAGTTCCCTTtaggaggggaggaagaagggaatCCTGAAGAATCTCTCCTCCATCCTATGCAAGAAACACCAAACCTTCAGTCTGAATTAATGGAGAAACGCTAAAAAATAATGCCTCTTTGCCAATGGTGTTTGTATAGCTCTCCCTCTCCACCTCAGTGTGAAGGAGTATGTCTATTCCTATACCTTTTTGAAGCATATGTGTATATTAAACATCTCCTTtcattttttgttggaaaaaaatgaaatgtcaatGAAATAATGAATGGGAACTCTGCTTATCGGTATAgcaatatttgatgttttgcTTAGTTCCAACCTATTAGACTTCACTACTCTAAAGGAACAACTGAGAGCTAGTAGAGCATTCAGAGTACTGACTTGCCTATGACAATACTatgtattagggctgtcaattaattgcagttaacttgtgattaactcaaaaaaattaattgcgattaatcacactgttaaacaataaaataccaacttcaatatttttgatgtttttctacattttcaaatatatctatttcagttacaacacagaatacaaagtgtacagtgctcactttatattatctttattacaaatatttgcattgcaaaaatgataaacaaaataaatagtatttttcaattcacctcatacaaggactgtagtgcaatctctttatcatgaaagtgcaaattacaaatgtaggtgtttttgttacataactactcaaaaacaaaacaatgtaaaactttagagtctataagtccactcagtcctacttcttgttcaaccaatcgctaagagaaataagtttgtttacatttacgggaaataatgctgcccacttcttaattacaatgtcacctgaaagtgagaccaggcattcacatggcactgttgtagctagtgtcgcaagatatttatgtgccagatgcgttaaagattcatatccctcttcatgcttcgaccatctttccagaggacatgcttccacgctgatgatgctcgttaaaaaaataatgcattaattaaatttgtgactgaactccttgtggcagaattgtatgtttcctgctgttttacccgcattctgccatatatttcatgttatagcagtctcggatgatgacccagtacatgttgtttgttttaagaacgtTTTCCCTGCAAACTTGACAAAATACAAAGAtatcaatgtgaaatttctaaagatagctacagcactcgacccaagatttaagaatctgaaatgccttccaaaatctgagagggatgaggtgtggagcatgctttcagaagtcttaaaagagcaacactctgatgcggaaactacagaacccaaaccaccaacaaaatcaaccttctgctggtggcatctgactcgcgATGATGAAAATGAGCACGCGTTGGTCTACACTGCTATGgatggttatcaagcagaacctgtcatcagcatggaggcatgtcccatggaatggtggttgaagcatgaaaggacatacaAATCTTTAGtgcctctggcatgtaaataccttgcgacaCTAGTtagaacagtgccatgcaaatgcctgttctcactttcaggtgacattgtttacatttgcagaagataatgctccCAGCTTCTTGAttacaaacgtgtttgtctgagcaattggctgaacaagaagtaggactgattggacttgtaggctctaaagttttacatggttttatttttgaatgcaggtttttttgtacataattctacatttgtaagttcaactttcatcatagagattgcacaacagtacttgtattaaatgaatttaaaaatactatttcttttgttttttacagtgcaaatatttgtaatcaaaaataaagtaagcactctgcactttgtattctgtgttgtaattgaaatcaatatatttgaaaatgtagaaaatgtccaaaaatatttaaagaaatggtattctgtttaacagtgcaattaattgtgcgattaatcgtaattaaattttttaatcacttgacagccctactatatATCCAGTTTCATGTAAGAACACCCAATATACAGTATTGCTGcagcaaaaaataatttttaaactatCGCACAATGGAGTTTAAGCAGGCTTCTTTTATTTTGAAGGCTTCTTTTATTTTGAAGGGGGAGAGATTACTAAtgctaatttaaaataaactttgttttcatttgcaggttggaagagcagggaggctgggtcATAGTGGAACTGCAATTACTTTTATCAATAACAACAGCAAGAAGCTTTTTTGGGATGTTGTAAAGAGAGTAAAACCAACAGGCACGATTCTTCCTCCACAGTTGCTAAACTCCCCTTATCTTCATGACCA
Above is a window of Emys orbicularis isolate rEmyOrb1 chromosome 8, rEmyOrb1.hap1, whole genome shotgun sequence DNA encoding:
- the DDX59 gene encoding probable ATP-dependent RNA helicase DDX59 isoform X1; this encodes MFVPRSLKVKRNADDDLSCTAKIKKLSSGEPSLVEATDLRDVKPTIKDASASGCNLYKAVQECTELQTFPDSDFPFADESLGSDNQNVDEDSSSVEPIKSFSKSQRWAEPGEPICVVCGRYGEYICDKTDEDVCSLECKAKHLLQAQEKEGLNSDSLVKVESKPETLLPVTLYTYKEHSFILSLQDDQIKNLKLQLGIVVQGKGVTRPIIEFEHCGFPETLNYNLKNSGYEVPTPIQMQMIPVGLLGRDIVASADTGSGKTAAFLLPVIIKALEETKTPSALILTPTRELAIQIERQAKELMIGLPNMRTVLLVGGLPLPPQLHRLKQTVKVIIATPGRLLDILKQSAVQLHDIKIVVVDEADTMLKMGFQQQVLDILENTSSDRQTILVSATIPAGIEQLANQLLQNPVRITIGEKNLPCSNVRQIILWVEEPSKKKKLFEILHDKKLFKPPVLVFVDCKLGADLLSDAVHKITGLQCISMHSDKSQSERTNILQGLFQEKYEVVVSTGVLGRGLDLVNVKLVVNFDMPSSMDEYVHQVGRAGRLGHSGTAITFINNNSKKLFWDVVKRVKPTGTILPPQLLNSPYLHDQKRKEQQKVKQSQNSLVTGDNLMDIIRKHDKSNSQK